The Nicotiana tomentosiformis chromosome 2, ASM39032v3, whole genome shotgun sequence genome includes the window AGAGATCCTGATTAGGTACCTTTGTGGCTTCGTCATTTGATCTTGATAATCGTATTTGAAATTAATGCCAACAGCTGAACATAATAATCATAATATCAtggttattttttttaaaaacatagtAATTGTAATAGCTCAAACTCCTTCATTTCTTCCTCTTCCCCTGGCTCTCTTTTCTGCCTGCATCAGGTAGCAGGCGTATAAAACTGAAGAAACATTTAGTTGTAAATGGAGCTCATCCTTTTTCTTCCTTGGTtgacttctttttttaaaaaaaaaggttcCTACAATTGGTTGAATTTAGGAGGTGGAAATATGgagatttttctttgttttgcaTCTTTTTATTAGTTGCATGTCTCGTGTGAATGACAAATATTAGACGAGTATGACAAATGTTTGATGTACTCTATTTGCCCTGCTGCCTTAGTAATATGAGTGAGTATGCAGACATTCGTAGCGTTTCAAAAGTAGTCTCTTATTGCTAACTAATTCTATCCTTACCTGCGGACTTGATTTACATGTTCCATCTTCCTCACAATACCATTCTCCAATCGGATCAGTTACATAAGATCGTAAAAGTTGCCTCCctgttttcattttttttaagaTTTTCAATTCTTGTAAAAGAGTGCCTTAAATATTTATTGATTATTGATTGGTTTATAAGTTTATGATTCAGAATTATCTAAATGGTAGTTGACTGACACATCACTCTACCATAGTGATCTATTTAGCTCTTATAAATTTACTTGTTAATTTGTAAGAATCAATTGTATCATGGTAAATCACCAATTCACTTTTGGCAGTCTTTTCATATAGTTATATAACTTTATTCGTAAAAGCATTTGCCCTAACGAAAATGTGACTTCTGTTTCTTAACCTTAGCGATTTCGCTTTTGCAGATGTAATAATGTCCTCTATCTTCGTGGTGTACCTGAGGATGAAGAATTGGAAGATGGCGACCGCGACTAGATAGTGTTTTGTATTAGTAGTGTGATGGTTCTTTTGGTGCAATCAGATTTCTGGTTCATTGAACATGATGGAACAACATATTCGTCTGCTCGAATGTATTATCAATTATGTGTAAGCTTTCCTAGATGCTGCTATCTAATCTATATGATGATGGATATAGTTGGGGAAGAGGTTGGTTTTCACTATAGAACAAAACGAAGATGGAAACGCCTCCCTTCTTCATATTGAGGATCTTGATAAACTCTACGACTATGAGGATTCAAGTAGGTTTTTGGAGTGTGTTTATGGTCTATTTTGTTTCTCCACGTGGCAGCAACCTGCTATAATTTGCAATCCCAGTACATGAGAAGTAAGATTTCTTTCCGACGTAGATATGGACCGCTATTGTCACTTTTCGTTAGGTTATGAACCAGAAGAAAAGATTTCGTTGTTTTTATGAGACTCGAAAATACAACAAGGTATTTTAAAACATACACAAGAAACTGGATTTTCACTTTAGGCATAGACAAATCGTGGAAGGAGATCGAAACCATTTCCCAGTTTAATCGATTGAGGGAGTTTGCATTAATGGAGTTTAACTCCATATGTTGAATGGTTTTATTGGGAAGAAAAGTATGGTTGCATTCGATGTGAAAGCCGAGAGTTTCAGAActattatatttaaataattatcACCTATAGAAGTGAAGGAAAGTTTTTAGGAAATGGCCAACTTGAAGAATGGGGGAGGCATTTCATTACTGGCTTTCACTTGGTTTATAATGAAGGATATGCAGTTCCATAAAATGCATTTTTGTCCCCAGACGTACATTAATGGAGAGATTATAGAGTGAAGCGCTATAAATTCTCTTATTTCTGTTACGATATTACAAGAACAACTTGGATTAAACATTAAAGGCATTTATCAATGTGTAGAAAGCCTCATCCCATTGGAGAATTGCAGTGCTGCTCAACAGGGTTGAAATGTTAACTCACCTTGTGCTCGGAATAGACAATTCAGTAATACCGTATCACCAAATGTCACAGAAAGCACAGAGAAAGTAAGATATATAGCAGAAAGAAACTATTAATATAGAAACTGCATGGATATCAATGTGGCCTGTTTTAGGCAAACTATTCCCCTAAAAACTCTACATTGCTTTACATCCATTCAGATATCCTACATTCTTCAGCGTTCAACTTGATAAGAATTTAGAACAAAAATGATATCCTAAAAAGGGAAATCTAGCTGTATTTATAAGAAAACATTATTTTTTCACGAAAACAATCAACTGATACACAGTAATAACTTCAAATCAGCTGTTCTTGAATATAAGCGACAACTTCTGCATTTTCATGCTACCTGACAAAGCCAACTATATCATGATAAAAAGCCACAAGATCAAACCGTTAGAATCAAGCAAGTGCAAGATGACCTCGTCCTCCACAGTCTGAACACATTATGTTACCAGAACCCCCACAACCTGCAAGGTCAAAGTCAAAGAGTAAAACATCTGGCTGCTTTAAGATTTCAATAAAGATGATTCTAGAAATCATTTAGATGAAATTAAAGACAGAGGAACAATATAAGCAGAAACTGAAATACATGAATAATTTTAACAAGGGAAGAAATATTGTTAAGAAAGAGCATCCACGGTTTTTAACGATTTGAAGGTTAGAGAAATTGCACATCGACAAGGAGCAGATTCAGGATATCTTTTCAGATCAAATTAGTTCCGGTATTTGCACACAGTCTTTTAAACAGGTCAGAGACTTTTATGTCAACGTAGGGATAATTGTCAGATTTACTAAGCCTCTAGTTTTAAAGAACCCCTAATTTGACTTAAAAACAACTCATCTACTATTGGGATGAAATGGATGCAAACAGAACAAAATGTTTATGGAGGATTCACATAGACAGCAATATGGTTCTTGAACCTTATTTTATGCTTTAGCATAGTGTAATATCAACCACATTTTCTAGATATGGTTAACAAGTTCTCAAAATTCCTACATTTTGTCATGGCCTCCAAGTTCTAGAAAAAACGGTGTGAAAACTCAGCTTGCAAGTTCATTTGTTCCCTAGAAGTTAGTGTTCTCTGTGTTATGATTCTCTGGTTGTAAGGCCATACAGTTTCTATATTCACGGGTCGCCAAAGCTTAGCTAAAAGCTGAAGGCTCTTGCCCCAAAGCTATGAGTTTCTACTGATTAAGCTAGCTGAAAGAAATTAAAATGAGAAATGCTCAGGTAATAACTTTCAAGTTCCAACTATCCAGGGTAGGAGGAATTTGTAAAGCAGTTAAACTTGTCCACGTTTTCTCATTTCAAAAATTTCTTAAGTGATCCACTTGTAACAGCAAAATAGTAATATATCATCAATTTCCACCACAGGGAATTAAATCCCTCAGCCTTAGATAATCCTCAAGTACGTAATATTGCAATATTATGGACCTAAACAATGCATTTATGATATTGAGGACTCATATAGCCGACCCCAACTAGCTTGGGATTGAGGcctagttgttgttgttgggagTTAAATCCCTTAATCAGAATAGAAAAACTGATTAGCTATGGACCTACACTTAGGGATAAAGAGCGGAAATATAACAAGTCTAAAATATGTCCAGCAATCAGCATACAGTGAAAAAGATTGAAGGAAATATGAAAGTGAAGGGAAAGAGAGAAGAAAAGTAACTTACCTAAGCATCTAACTTTGACAATTATCCCCTGACTTTCCATTATAGAATCAACATATAGGCCTGTACCGGAGCAGGTGGTGCAAAGGACAGCACCTTTAGCTTCACACCCGGGACAATGAGGATTATCTCCAATACTTTTCTTGGCCAAGGACAATCCAGTTGGCTTCTCAATTCTTTCCTCTGGTACAGATTTATCATAGCAAAACAGAGATTCAAGACTGCTTATTCGTTTGTGAGCATCACCTACACCATTTATTTGCATTGCCTGCAATATTGAGGCACATACTCTTATTAAGAGAAAAGTAAAATTTGAGTTTTTGCTAGATTATTTTCAATCACGTTTTTCGTTATGATCACGAAAACAAATGAAATATATTTGCTTTGTGAAATTGATGCGAGAGATCTTAAATAAATTTTGATACTGACATGCCTAGCTAAATCCTTCTCTCTAAGTTTTTTGGTAGTGTTTTTTCAATGTTAAGCTGTATGCTACCATCCATTTGTCATGCTTCTAGTTTTCATTGGAGGCGGATGCAGTGTAGTCTCAACAAGTTAAACTAAACCCAATATATTTCTCACAGAGCATAAATACACATACGAAAATTCACTAAAATTTCAATAAATACTAAGCTTTGAATccataatttcaaaaatacaaTGGATTCAGTAGCGAGAATATAAATATTGAACTTGTCAACTTAAAATGCTGGATCCGCCACTCTCTAAATAAAGGCATGTGGTGGTGCCTCATCAAGAGTACACATTAGGTTAACACTATGGTCAAAGTATCTCTTAAAACAAAAATTTTAATAAGAATTcagaaaattgaagaattgaaATAAGATAGCATCAAACATGTACTATAAAATTGGAAACAAAATAAGCACTCACTCTTGGTGAGGGAGATTGAGAAATAACATTGTTTGGGGTATTTCTCAAAATGGGTCTTGCAAAGAACAAGCCTGTGCTCCTGTTGAAAATAGAAATTGGCGAAAATTTGGGCAGGCAAACTGAGGAAGATGATATCTTTAACGTACAATCCATTTTCACAAAGTGAATTCAGACCCAGCTAAAGGCGAGAGTTGCTGAAATTAAGAAGATGAACCAAACAAACCTGaaagattttttttctttgttatcTGACAGCAATGTATTTCTCTTTCGATTCATATGTCGATGAAATTCAATGTCTCTCACCTAGTATTTAACGACAAATGGATCTGTCTTTACATTCTCTGTACCTTTCTATTTCTGCAACTCGAACTCAAGAGAGATGAGGCTCGTTATGGATAAATTTGGCAAGTGGGCTGGACTAGTCCCTTGAACCCAATTGGCTCATTGAGTCTTTGGACCACCGTAAGTGGAACCTTAATTCCGAGCCCCGGGATCATCCCGGCCTTGCACTGCCCCCAACATAACAAACAACATAAATAAAGTTTTTTGAAAAATTGGCATCCTATAACTAACACATAACATGAATTGGCAATTTTTTAACCTTATATTAGGTTTGGCAAAGATAGCTCCAAACAATTGGCATTATATAGCCAAATCTTAAAAAAACTACTCTCTTTTATATTCTCTCTAAAAAAAAACTACACGCTTATTTTGGCTTCCCACCCCTTTTCTCTCCTTGTATTTCTTCTTCCATCTCTTCTCTTTTCTCTCATAGTTTAGCAAATTTTTTGCAAATTATGCAAAAAAAATCAGTGAGATGAAAAGGTAAGGTTGATCTCACATCAGAGAAAATCAGAAGCAAAaactaagagagaaaaaatatatttcaactttatttttcttctctcttctttttttggtTGGATTGAATGAGCGGGTGTGACTG containing:
- the LOC104107080 gene encoding uncharacterized protein, with the protein product MDCTLKISSSSVCLPKFSPISIFNRSTGLFFARPILRNTPNNVISQSPSPRAMQINGVGDAHKRISSLESLFCYDKSVPEERIEKPTGLSLAKKSIGDNPHCPGCEAKGAVLCTTCSGTGLYVDSIMESQGIIVKVRCLGCGGSGNIMCSDCGGRGHLALA